The bacterium region CGAAGAAAGGGCCCAGATAGTCGTTCACCGGGTTGAGCTTGAGGATCGCGACGTGGCCCTCGAAGAAGAGCTTGTGGACCACATCCAGCGGCGCGATGCTGGCGACGTTGCCCGCGCCCAGGACGAGCGCGACGCCCGGTTCCGGGTTCTCGGTCTTATAGACGCCGCCCATGTGGTTGTACAGGTTTGCGGGCGTAATCTCCGGCTGCATCCAGACCTCGGCGGTGAAGCCGGAGTAGAGAAGGCGGTCGTAGGTCGAAAGCGGAAAAACGTCGACGACGGCTCGGCCATCGTTGCCGCTGCGCACCCGGCTCGGATCGATCCGGATACGGCCGTGCTTGCGCAGGTCGTCCAGAGACTCGATCAGGAGCCGGAGGTGCCGCGCGACGATGTACGGGCCTCCGATCCAGTCTTCACCGGCCAGAGGCGAATCGAAGGGGACGCCTTTCGCTTCGCAGGCCGCCTGCACCTGTCCGGCAGCCGTTCGCACGGTACCGGCTAGCAGGCTTCTCGCGTACTCGATCTTGCGCGCGATCGGCAGCCTGAGCCAGCGATCCTTGTTCCGGCTCAGCTCGGAAACGGCCTGCTCGAGATCGGTCGCCCAGGGCTCCGTCGACGTGGGTCTTGTTTCCAGCATCGAGCCTCCTCCGGGCTCGATTGTATCTCGCGCCGCGGCACGAGGCGGGGGCCGGCCTCCGTGAGGGGGCCGGCGTGGGGAGGAGGGGTGTTGGCGAAGAAAAAGGCTGGGCTTCTAAACCCGGGGTTCCGGGCTTGGCTTGTGATGTCGGAGTCGGCGTGCCTGCTGGACTGTCTCCTAGCGTTGGTGCTTCATCGACCTCGGACGCTCTTCAAAAGAGCAAGGTCCGTGCCATTCCCACGAGGGCTTGTAACGAGGGAGCCTCTCTCACCAAGGCCATATGTTGGTTGGCTTTTCGAGGGCACACCGCGGTTGCGACCCACGGTAACGGTGGTCCGCGTGACCTCCCGTATCCAGTTTTTTGGCATGGATCCTCCAAAATTGCCGAAAATTGTCCGTTTTCGAGGCCGGAGGAGTCCGCCGCCGCCATTCGAATAGACGGTTGACTTGCCAAGTGGCGCGGCACAAGATTGCGAGGCGATGGCGCGCGGTTTTGCCGCGGCCGTGCCCTGATTAGATTGCGCCTTTCGCGCTTGGGAGATTGAGGATGAGAGTAAGTAGGCATATGAAGATTTCTGTCTGGGTTCTGCCGGTTCTGCTGTTGGCCCCACTGGTCACGGCGCCCGCGTTCGGCGAAGAGAACGGGTGTCAGGGTGGGGATCGAGTGACTCCGGTGACGGCCTTCGGGCGCCCGCAGACGACGTTCTCGCGGGAGTCGGCCGCGACCGAGGAGGAGCTGCAGCGGCTTTTCGTGACCTACGAGGACGATCTGAGGGCGGTCCTCGAGTTGGCGGGATGGGGTGGAGATCCGGACGAGCTCTTCGCCGCGGTGCGAGCCGGAAAGGCCGAGGAAGCGTCGTTGTCTCCGGGCACGGAGTTCGAGTGGATGGCCTTCCGCAAGCGCGGCAAGCCGGCTTGTGTGAAGAACATCATGTGGAAAGGCGCGGAGCCGGCCCCGGTCTGGAGTGTCGAGGTCGAGTCCAACGGCTACCACTACACGATGACCGTTCCGAAGAGCTGCCTGAACTTGTCGATGACGCGTGGTTCCGGTCGCATGGTACCGGCGCCGCCACCGACTTGCGAGCTGGCCGCGTCTTTCGACGCCGAGTCCGACACGATTACGGTGCGCGGCTCGACCGACGGCGCCGCACTCGTGGTGACGAGTGTCGGGGAGCCGAGCGGCCCCGGTGATCTCGCGAGGCTCGAGAGCGCCGGCGAGAACGTATGGACCTATAAGCCGACGGACGACGGCCGCTACTCCTTTACCGCCAACGCGCGCCAGGAGTCGGGCAGCCAGAATACCGATTGCAGCGCGGGCGTCGACGTCGAGCGCCGCAAGCCGAAGTTCGACTGCGTCGCCACTGTCGATCCGGACACGGGCCTGATCAATGTCGATTGCACGAAGAGCGTGGGTGATGTCGAGATCACCGGAATCGCCCTGCCCGACGGTGGCGCCGGAGACCTTTCCGCCCTGATGGCGGCGGGGCCGAGCAAGTGGACCTTTGATCCGGCCGACACGCTACCCAGGAAGCCGGGTGACTACGACTACACGTTCTCGGGTGTCGCTCGCTTGAACGGCTTCGAGGATTCGGGTTCGGTGAGCGCGACGGTCAACGTGCCGCCGCGTGGCGGCAGCTGGATCTTCCGTTTCTTCGGTGCCGCGGCCGACGCCTCGGGCGACAGCATTATGACTGGCCCGGTCCGCCAGGACCCGGACGACCTGCTGTCTCCCTTCGTCAGCACCAAGCGGATGATCGGCGACGGCACCGGCTTCGGTCTCGGCCTCGAGAGGTTGATCAACGATAGATACGGCGTGGAGTTGGATGCATTGTTCATCGACCTCGACGGCAACCGCATCTTTGACATGGGCGACGAGTGGACGATGTCGAATCCCGGCGTCGGTTTCGACGCAATCAGCGTTGGCCTCAACGTCCACCTGACGCCGGAGAAGCTTTACGACGTTTTCATCGGGCCGTTTGTGAGCAACGTCAGCTACAGCGACGGCGGCTTCAACGTGACCGAGCCCGACTTCGGTAGCGAGGTCGGCATTGGGGCCAAAATCGGAGCGGATTGGTACTTCGGCGGGCAGAGCAAGTGGGCTCTGGCGACGGCGATCCGCTACCTGCCGATCAAGGCTGGTGACGACGACAACGAGTTCGACGTCGATCCGCTGATCGGAACGGTCGGCCTGGGCGTGCGTTTCTAGCCTCCGAACAGGATCGCTGAAGGCCTCTCCCGCAGGTGCGGGTGGGGCCTTTTCTTTTTCTTGGATGACGAGTGTTGACAGGCTAACTACCTGGGTAGTACTATCGGGGTCGTTGTGAACCGGAGGTCCCAATGAGCCGTAAGTACCAGCTGGGAGATCTGCAGTTGGCGATCATGAAAGTCCTGTGGGCGCAAGGAAGAGCCAGCGCCTCGAGCGTGCACCGAGCGCTCTGGGAGGAGCGCGGCCTGGCGCCGACCACGATCGCGACCATGCTGCGCAAGATGGAGGAGAAGGGCGTCGTGTCGCACCGGCTCGACGGCCGGAAGTTCATCTACGAGCCGGAGATCACCGAAGACGGTGTCCGCCGCTCGATGGTCGAACAGGTCGCTCAGCGGCTCTTTCGGGGTGATGTGGCCGCTTTTGCGAGTTATCTGATCTCCGAGGGCGAGATCGATTCGGACGAGCTTTCCGAGCTCGAGAAGCTGGTGGCCGAGAAGGGCCGGAAAGGACGGGAGCACAGATCATGACGGACACGATTCTCGCCTGGCTTCTGACCTACTGGCTGCACAGTACGATCGCCCTCGGCGGAATGTGGCTGGCATCGCGGTTTCTGCGGAATCGCAATCTGGCTCTCGAGGAGGCCGGATGGAAGGCCGCGCTCTTTGTGACCTTGTTCACCTCGGCCTTGCAGCTGGGCCTAGCCAGCGTGGTCGAGTACCGACCTCTGGCGGGCGCGCTCGTGCTCGAAGCCGCTGAACCAAGACCTCAGGCGGTGGATATCCGGATGTCGGAGCCCAGGGAGAAGGCGTTCGATCTGCGCGGCGACGCCGAGAACGACGGGGCAGAGGCAACCATGACCACGCCCTCGCCCGATCCGATGGCGACCGGCGCAGGCTTGAGCCTCGGGATGGCCAGACCGCGCGGCCGGATCCTGGCCATCGCCCTCTTTCTCTGGTTGGTCGCGACCTCGATTCTGCTCACGAGATTCGTCATCAGCTACGTGCTGCTTTTGAGTCGACTGAAGGGTAGACGTCGGCTCTCGAGCGGACCACACGTTGCGCTTTTGGCACGCCTGAGACGGCGCGCCGGAGTGGCTCGCAGAGTCGGGCTGTCGGTGTGCACGGCGCTGGCGGTGCCCCTGGCCTTGGGTTTGCGTCGTTGGGAAGTGTGTCTTCCCAGCAAGGTGACGGAGGAGTTCAGTGCGGAAGAGCAGGAGACCGTGCTGGCGCACGAACTGGCCCATCTGGTGAGGTACGACGCTCTCTGGCTGCTCGCCGTGCGAATGCTGGCCGGTAGCTTCTTTTTCCAACCTCTGAACTTCGTCGCCGTGAGCAGGCTGGGTGCGCTCTCCGAGCTGCGCTGTGACGACTGGGCCGTAGAGCGCACCGGCCGGCCGGTGACGCTCGCCAAGTGCCTGACCCGAGTCGCCTCCTGGCGCTCGAACCGCTGGGGCGCCTTTCCGGTACCTGCGATGGCGAGCTCCTCCCGGTCACAGTTCGGTGCTCGGGTCCGCCGGCTCGTGGCTAGGAGCTACCCGCA contains the following coding sequences:
- a CDS encoding porin family protein, with the translated sequence MKISVWVLPVLLLAPLVTAPAFGEENGCQGGDRVTPVTAFGRPQTTFSRESAATEEELQRLFVTYEDDLRAVLELAGWGGDPDELFAAVRAGKAEEASLSPGTEFEWMAFRKRGKPACVKNIMWKGAEPAPVWSVEVESNGYHYTMTVPKSCLNLSMTRGSGRMVPAPPPTCELAASFDAESDTITVRGSTDGAALVVTSVGEPSGPGDLARLESAGENVWTYKPTDDGRYSFTANARQESGSQNTDCSAGVDVERRKPKFDCVATVDPDTGLINVDCTKSVGDVEITGIALPDGGAGDLSALMAAGPSKWTFDPADTLPRKPGDYDYTFSGVARLNGFEDSGSVSATVNVPPRGGSWIFRFFGAAADASGDSIMTGPVRQDPDDLLSPFVSTKRMIGDGTGFGLGLERLINDRYGVELDALFIDLDGNRIFDMGDEWTMSNPGVGFDAISVGLNVHLTPEKLYDVFIGPFVSNVSYSDGGFNVTEPDFGSEVGIGAKIGADWYFGGQSKWALATAIRYLPIKAGDDDNEFDVDPLIGTVGLGVRF
- a CDS encoding BlaI/MecI/CopY family transcriptional regulator, which produces MSRKYQLGDLQLAIMKVLWAQGRASASSVHRALWEERGLAPTTIATMLRKMEEKGVVSHRLDGRKFIYEPEITEDGVRRSMVEQVAQRLFRGDVAAFASYLISEGEIDSDELSELEKLVAEKGRKGREHRS
- a CDS encoding M56 family metallopeptidase, translating into MTDTILAWLLTYWLHSTIALGGMWLASRFLRNRNLALEEAGWKAALFVTLFTSALQLGLASVVEYRPLAGALVLEAAEPRPQAVDIRMSEPREKAFDLRGDAENDGAEATMTTPSPDPMATGAGLSLGMARPRGRILAIALFLWLVATSILLTRFVISYVLLLSRLKGRRRLSSGPHVALLARLRRRAGVARRVGLSVCTALAVPLALGLRRWEVCLPSKVTEEFSAEEQETVLAHELAHLVRYDALWLLAVRMLAGSFFFQPLNFVAVSRLGALSELRCDDWAVERTGRPVTLAKCLTRVASWRSNRWGAFPVPAMASSSRSQFGARVRRLVARSYP